In the Salmo trutta chromosome 33, fSalTru1.1, whole genome shotgun sequence genome, one interval contains:
- the LOC115172304 gene encoding eukaryotic translation initiation factor 2 subunit 1 translates to MPSLSCRFYQHRFPEVEDVVMVNVRSIAEMGAYVSLLEYNNIEGMILLSELSRRRIRSINKLIRIGRNECVVVIRVDKEKGYIDLSKRRVSPEEAIKCEDKFTKSKTVYSILRHVAEVLEYTKDEQLESLFTRTAWVFDEKYKRPGYGAYDVFKQAVADPAVLDCLDLTEEEKAVLIDNINRRLTPQAVKIRADIEVACYGYEGIDAVKEALRAGLGCSTDAMPIKINLIAPPRYVMTTTTLERTEGLSVLNQAMAAIKEKIEEKRGVFNIQMEAKVVTDIDETELARQLEQLERENAEVDGDDEDGEMEAKAED, encoded by the exons ATGCCGTCGCTCAGCTGTAGATTCTACCAGCACAGGTTTCCAGAGGTGGAAGATGTGGTGATGGTCAACGTGCGCTCCATCGCAGAGATGGGAGCCTACGTAAGTCTACTGGAGTACAACAACATTGAAGGCATGATCCTCCTTAGCGAGTTGTCTCGCAGACGTATCCGCTCCATCAACAAACTCATCAGGATCGGACGCAACGAGTGTGTGGTCGTCATCCGAGTGGATAAGGAGAAAG GTTACATTGATCTGTCCAAGAGAAGAGTTTCACCCGAGGAGGCAATCAAGTGCGAAGACAAATTTACCAAATCCAAAACG GTGTACAGCATATTGAGGCATGTGGCTGAGGTTCTGGAGTACACCAAAGATGAGCAGCTGGAGAGCCTGTTCACACGCACCGCCTGGGTGTTTGATGAGAAGTACAAGCGGCCTGGATACGGAGCCTATGATGTCTTCAAACAGGCTGTGGC GGACCCAGCTGTTTTAGATTGTCTGGAcctgacagaggaggagaaggctgTCCTCATTGACAACATCAACAGAAGACTGACCCCACAAGCTGTCAAAATCAGGGCAG aCATTGAGGTGGCCTGTTACGGATATGAGGGGATTGATGCTGTCAAAGAAGCGTTGAGGGCGGGGCTGGGCTGCTCCACAGACGCCATGCCAATCAAg ATTAATCTGATTGCGCCGCCGCGCTACGTCATGACCACCACCACACTGGAGCGCACAGAGGGTCTCTCTGTCCTCAACCAGGCCATGGCTGCCATCAAAGAGAAGATCGAGGAGAAGCGAGGAGTCTTTAACATCCAGATGGAG GCGAAGGTTGTGACAGACATAGATGAGACAGAG